The sequence ATTGATCTTGAGCATACTGGTGGGCATAGGAAGTGGTTTTCTGGCAGAGGTTCTCCACACAGTATTCCACACTCCTGAAGAAGTTAAAGGTGCTACGAAACTGCCACTGCTAGGAGTGATTCCTTACGCCAAGCAACTCAAGAAACTATCTAGGAGAACCAAGAAACTACCTGCTGTAGTAGAGAAAGGCAGTTTAACTGACAAAGGTGGTATTGTTTTGCCTGCAAAGGGCAACAAGAGAGGTAGTGATTGGGCTTCTCCGTTTTTTGAAGCTTTCCGTTCTCTTTATACGAATATCCGTTTGCTCAGTGCTGGTACGCCTATTCACTCTTTGGCAATTAGCTCCGCTGTACCTGGAGATGGGAAGTCTACAACTGCGACCTACCTAGCACAGACCGCAGCTGCAATCGGGCAGCGAGTATTATTGGTGGATGCGGATTTGCGTCGTCCGACTCAACATACTCGGTTGGGCTTACCAAATGTACAAGGGCTTACGGAGGTAATTACCACAGACTTGAGCCTTAATGATGCCATCCAGCGATCGCCCGATGACGACAACCTGTTTGTGTTGACCGCAGGCCAAACCCCGTTAGACCCTATTAAGCTGCTTTCATCTGAAAAAATGCAGTATTTAATGGAGCAATTTCAAGCCTTTTTCGACTTAGTTATCTACGACACCCCACCGCTTATCGGGATTTCTGATACCAACCTCATAGCTGCCCAGACCGATGGGATTATACTCGTTGTGGGGCTTGAGAAGACAGACCGCGACATGCTAAAGAAATCCTTAGACGGATTAAGAATCTCCGGTGCGTCCGTCTTGGGTGTGGTTGCCAATGGCATTAAAGGGTACGCTCCCAATACCTATGCTACTTATCAGCGGTACTATCGCACTAATCGACAGTTGGCTGAAAATCCACACGTCTAAAGGCGTCTGATTGTAGGAAAAAGCCAGCTTTGCTTCTGAAGGCTTTTGTCCTCAATAGTTAGCTCGTTCTTCTCTAAACGCTCAAGAACATTACAGGGTGGTGCTTCCGACGAGGATGGCTCCCTGAAAAAAGTTCTCTGAGCGTTTTTTTGTTATATATGCTGTGGAAATTTATAAGCGATCGCGCTTCCCATACTCCGCCCTAGTTACTTCTGTAATATCAAGTTGGCTTAATACTTATTTATCAATGTTCTCCTCAGATGCCCTGAATGCCCTCCCTTAACTGGCTGCTCTGTTCTCCCAAGCTCTCTGGCGATCGCACTGGGTATCTGCTTTGATATCCGCTGAACCATCCTTCGTAAAGGTACTAGCCATCTTTGAACGATCGCCGTATATCAAGTTTCCCAAATTTTAGTCTATTGATAGTACCCAAAACTCTGGCAGGGCTAAGGGATATTACTTAGAAATAGTCTTTAATAAAAAATAACTATTTTTCAAACCGTATTATTACTAATAAATAAATTCTCTTTTGACAGGTTAAATAAAACTATATTGTCAAGACAAATTGAAGCTGATAAAAGCTTTACATAATTGTCTGACGGTGTAAAGACTTAGCAAAGAGGTGCCAAAAGCTTGTGTTCGCAAATGCTTTTAAGTTAAAACAAAAGAAGTAACCCCAAATTGTCGCGAACGGTACAGGTAGCCTTGTTAACTCAAAGTGCCCACCGCAGCCTAAAAAGACTATCCATAAATAAAAATACTTCCCAACTAAACCTTTATCTTAAGGAAAATCTCATGAGCTTCCGCCGCAACTTCATCACCGCCGCCGCTGCAACTGCTATCCTCACCCTGGTTTCTGCACCAGCAAAAGCTTTCACCCTGGGTACTGATAGCATCCTCAAGTTTGATAAAGCTACCACACTTGATTTTGGTTTCGTGGAATCGCACGGTGATTACAAATCGGTATTTGGTGTGCAGGAATTAAATACAGATGGAAGCCTTGGAACCTTCTATTCTCTGTTTTCGGAAACGCAAATTGCAGATCCAGGTTCTGGAATAAATAACGATTTCTTAGGAACCTGCGGTACGGCAACCTCGGCTGTTGCAAATTGCTCTGCAAAATTTGATTTTCAGGTTGGTAAAGATTACACTTTTGCTCTCCAAAGCAAGGGGTGGGACAGCCCTGTTCCCGTCTACTTGGCAACCAGTATGAATATAGGTAGATCTTACCCTTACACACCTGCATTTAAATATGGAGAACAGGTTAAGGTTGATAGCCTGCCGATAAACACCTGGGAGCTGAGATGGGAAGACAAACCTTATGATTTTGCATCCTTACCCAGCACCGACGGCAGAAGAGAATTAATCGACTACAACGACTTCATTGTGACTGTCTCAGCCCGAGATACTGCAAGCGTTCCTGAACCAGCTAGCCTTTCTGGTCTAGGATTGATTGCTGGGGTTCTCGCTATGTTTCGCCGTCGCAAAGCTGTTTAGGTTTCGCAAAATTAACGCGAATGCAACTTACAGCGAGAAACATCTCATTTTGTTTCACAGCCCCGTAACAGCAAGGCGATCGCACGATAGGTCGTGGGGCCGATTCTAGCAAAGGAAATGGACAACAACGCTAGCTAAAAATCGCTCTAGAGAGGGTTTAGTTCTCAATATGTTCCCCATGCTGTCCCTTCTCGTGCGCTACTAATATATAATTCTGTGGCTTTTGTTAATATGCTGCCGCTTCTTAAAAGTAGGCAGTTTTTTTTATTAAAGTTTCTAGAAGCGAGATTTATGCAATAGGAAGCGGTTACACTCTCTATTGCAGGCAGATAGTGGTTTTTGGGTAAGTTGTGATAGTTAAGTCTTGCTTCCAATGGGGCTGAATTCTATGAAAGCCAAATTACGATTTTTAATTGTTGCCATATTGGTATTGGGTATATTTTTTCGATTTTTAAATATCGACAAAAAAATATACTGGTTCGATGAGACTTTTACCTCCTTCCGGATTGCTGGCTACACAGAGACAGAAGCAATCGCGCAACTTTCAGAACAAAAGGTAATTGGCATCGAAGATTTACAAAAGTATCAGCGGCTAAATCCCTCCAAAACAGTTGTCGATACAATAAAAGGTTTGGCACTAGAAGAACCTCAATTGCCGCCGCTTTATTTTGTGCTGACACGATTCTGGGTGCAGATGTGGGGTAGTACTCCTACAGTAACGAGAAGTTTTTCTGCCCTAATTAGTTTATTAGCGTTCCCTTGCCTCTACTGGCTATGCCGAGAATTATTTGAACCGCCCTTGGTCGCATGGGTAGCGATCGCTATAGTAGCAGTATCACCATTCCACATACTGTATGCTCAGGAAGCTCGGCCATATAGTTTGTGGATTGTTACCATCTTGCTATCAAGCGCGTCGCTTTTACGAGCAATGCGATTAAAAACTCGAGGTAATTGGACTCTCTACGCGATAACCACAGCACTAGGACTGTATACTCATCTATTTTCGGGATTGGTAGTAATAGCACACGCAATTTATCTAGTGGCTACCGCTGGCTTCCGTTTTACTAAAGATGTAGCGAATTTCCTTATCGCTTCTTTTGCCGCAATTTTAACTTTTTCACCTTGGGTTGTACTTTTTCTTATTAACTTACGCAGTGCTGCTAGTACAACTAGCTGGCAATCTGAACGATTAAGAGAACCAATATTATCTAAACTTGTAGCATTAGCTGCTAGCTTTAGCCGTACATATATTGATTTTGGCTTTAACTCTTCTACAAGAGTTATATATTTAATACCTCTTGCTCCTGCTATTTTAATACTTTTTAGTATACTGGCATACTCAATTTATTTCTTGTGTCGTCATACTAGGAAAGAGGTTTGGTTATTTATTTTGAGCTTGATGTGTGTTAATGCTATAACCCTAATATTACCAGATTTAATTTTAGG is a genomic window of Microcoleus sp. FACHB-831 containing:
- a CDS encoding PEP-CTERM sorting domain-containing protein; this encodes MSFRRNFITAAAATAILTLVSAPAKAFTLGTDSILKFDKATTLDFGFVESHGDYKSVFGVQELNTDGSLGTFYSLFSETQIADPGSGINNDFLGTCGTATSAVANCSAKFDFQVGKDYTFALQSKGWDSPVPVYLATSMNIGRSYPYTPAFKYGEQVKVDSLPINTWELRWEDKPYDFASLPSTDGRRELIDYNDFIVTVSARDTASVPEPASLSGLGLIAGVLAMFRRRKAV
- a CDS encoding glycosyltransferase family 39 protein — protein: MKAKLRFLIVAILVLGIFFRFLNIDKKIYWFDETFTSFRIAGYTETEAIAQLSEQKVIGIEDLQKYQRLNPSKTVVDTIKGLALEEPQLPPLYFVLTRFWVQMWGSTPTVTRSFSALISLLAFPCLYWLCRELFEPPLVAWVAIAIVAVSPFHILYAQEARPYSLWIVTILLSSASLLRAMRLKTRGNWTLYAITTALGLYTHLFSGLVVIAHAIYLVATAGFRFTKDVANFLIASFAAILTFSPWVVLFLINLRSAASTTSWQSERLREPILSKLVALAASFSRTYIDFGFNSSTRVIYLIPLAPAILILFSILAYSIYFLCRHTRKEVWLFILSLMCVNAITLILPDLILGGNRSAHSRYLLPWHLGNQLALSYLIATQITTPFVKVWRQKFWQIIAIALLSVGIISCAISASAEAWWSKGLNDSNRPVANIINTTSRPLVLSELSRYPLFNLISVSHILDSKVKFLIVKPTVPIIPDGFSDVFVYVTSKSLLRRKLAESPDYKIEPVYKDENQDETWLWKLEKI